From Acidianus brierleyi:
ACTAGATTTTCAGATGAAAATTTCTTATATGCAGAAACTAAACTATCCATAGTTTTGGCTTTTTTAACGGATTTAGCAAGTGATAGTAGATTTTCTCTGTCGTCTAATGTATATGCGCCTTTTCTAAAAATAGAAGAAATGCAATGAGGATTCAATACTGAGTTTATTACGTATCCCTTGATAAATGTATTATCTGCTGTTTCTATATCCTTGTGAGAAAAAAGGCATATCCCTGGATGAGTATGAGCTACTCCAATACCTTCTGGAATTGGTAAAGACACTTTATCCTCATCTCCTTCCAAGATTAGATATTCGCCTGACTTAAGAATTATATTCATAAATTCTATTTCATTGCTCATTGTTCTATTAGCATAAGGTACCATAACATCTTTTAGAAATTCTATATATTCATATGCTATTTGACTGTAAAGTATTTGATATTGAAATTTACCAGATCCAACTCTTACAATTTCATAGTTTTCATCTTCTGGAATATCCTTAACATAAACATATTCTAGATCAGTAGTAGGAGGTACTCCAGTTATTTCATGTAAATCTTCGGATATTGTTAATAATCTATATAGTTTAGCTATATTCAAACTTTTGTTGTTTTTATCTAGTTTCTGCTCTTTTGCACTCATTTAATCTTTCCTCTTGTATTTTTTGAAATTCTAAAATAGTACCTATAGGATCTTTAGAATTATATATACTTCTTCCTATAATTTCATAATTTGCTCCGTTACAGAGAGCATCACCTATTTTTGCTCCTTGAGCTCCTATACCCGGTGAAATTATTATCTTTTCTGGGAAATCTTTCTTAACTGTTTTAAGTATTTTAGGCCTTGTTGCTGGTGCAACTAAGCCATAAGGATTAGTCATCTTAATCACTTCTTTTATATAAGGGTAAAAATTATCATTCCAACCTTTATGGGACATTGATGATACTAAATACATTTTCTTATTTTCCTTGTCAAGAAATTCTTTGAGTTCTCTTATACTTTCGTTATAACCTACAAACGCATGTACAATAAAGGAATCGCCTAAATTTTTTAGATGAGTAGTTATCTTTATCATTGTTGAATCTATATCCGCTAACTTTAAGTCAAAAATAATGTTATTATCGAAATTTTTTAAAATATTTTTTATTCCCTCTAAACCTTGCTCTAATATTAACGGCCAGCCTATTTTTATTCCAGCAACTTGTGAGGAAATATCCTTCAAAATTTTATAATCTAGAGGTTCATCCAACGCTAAAATTATTTTATTCAATATTTTTCACCAAATAATCTTCTATAATTTTTTTCTCGTTTTGAGAAACTCTATTCAAAACGGATTTCAAAATATATTCGATATTATAAAGAGAATAAAGATCTACACCAATTTCTTTTAATCTTTCTTTAGCACCTTCTTTTCTATCAACAATAACAAACGCTCCTACTATTTTTCCTCCATTATTTATTATTTCTTTTGATGCTTTTTCAATAGATCCTCCAGTAGTAGCAACATCATCTATAAGTAAAATTTTTTTGCCTTCTACATCGGCTTCAAGAAGTTTATCTGTTCCATATCCCTTTTTCTCCAGTCTAATATATCCCATAGTTTTTCCTAACTTGCATGCTAAAAATGATGCCAGAGGTATTCCGCCAGTAGCTATTCCTATTATCATATCGTAGTCTAACTTTTCTATAACTTTTATAGAGTCATTTACTATCTGGAAAAATTCAGGATAATTTGGAAGCCTACGTAAATCTAGATAGTATGGACTAGTCTTTCCTGAAGTTAGAATAAAATCTCCTATTAGGAGCAATTTCCTATCTAATAATATATCTCCTATGCTCATCTCAGTAAATTAGAGAAAAGAGTTTAAATACAGTTTTCTTTAATTAAAACCAAGGGCAATTAGTGAAAAATATAATTTCCTCATACGATTTTTCGAGAGAGGATTTTCTAAGTATTTTTGAATTAACTGACGATATAATAACTGGGAAAATTAAGCCTAAATTAAATGATAAAATAATATCAGTAGCATTTTTTGAACCTAGCACAAGAACAGCAACGAGCTTTATTACTGCTGCTTTAAAATTAGACGCTAAAGTAGTAGGATTTACCTCGCCGGAAGGAACTTCCATAGCTAAGGGAGAAAATTTAGCCGATACTGTCAGAATGTTAGAAGGATACTCTGATTGTATAATAATAAGGCATAAATACGATGGTGCGGCAAAATTTGCATCAGAAATTTCTCAAAAGCCAGTAATAAATGCGGGAGACGGAAAACATGAACATCCTACTCAAAGTTTAATTGATTTATACACAGTATATAAAAAATTTGGTGAAGTAGATAATCTAACATATGCGTTATTTGGGGATTTAAGATATGCTAGAACAATAAATAGTATTTTACGAGCTTTAACCAGATTCAAACCAAAAATAGTTTATTTGATATCACCTCCACAACTTAAAGCCAGAAAAGAAATAGTTCAAGAACTTAATTATGAGATAAAAGAGTTAGAAAATCCATTCGATATAATATCTGATATTGATATTTTATATGTTACAAGAATTCAAAAGGAAAGATTTCCAGACGAAGTAGAATATGAAAAAATTAAGGAGAGTTATATTGTAGATCAAAAATTAGTTGAATTCATGAAAAGAGATTCTATAATACTCCATCCATTACCAAGAATAAATGAAATTGATAGAAGAATAGACTCTTTACCTCAAGCTAAATATTTTTATCAAGCCTCTTTAGGAGTTCCAATCAGAATGTCACTACTTTACAAGATTATAGGTGAGTAAATTTGGAGAATGGACTCATTGTAAGTAAAATAAAAAATGGAACAGTAATAGATCATATCCCAGCAGGAAGAGCTTTAGCAGTACTAAAAATACTAGGAATAAAGGGAAATGAAGGGAGTAGAGTAGCATTAGTAATGAATGTAGAAAGTAAAAAAATGAAGACAAAAGATATAGTAAAAATTGAAGAAAGAGAAATTAAAGAAAAAGAGGCAGAATTAATTACATTAATAGCTCCGTCTGCAACTATAAACATTATAAAAAATTATGAAGTGGTAGGAAAAAGAAAAATAGGAATACCAGACAAAGTTAAAGGCTTACTAAGATGTCCTAATCCATCATGTATAACTAATAATGATGTAGAAGCTATTAGTATATTTACTACAATTAGTAAGAATCCTATATTATTAAGATGCGATTATTGTGAAACTCAAATAGGTGAAGAAGAGGTACTGAGGCAAATATTGTCATGAATTACGGCAAAATTTTATCCATAAATAAAATTGGAAATATTAGTCAAATACAAATTGAAATAGAGTTTAAAGTAAAACCAGGACAATTTATATCGTTAGTTCTTCCTAAAATGGAAATACCATTAAGTATAGGCGATTATAAGAATAATATTTTAGAGCTTCATATTTCTTCTGCAAATATTGTAAATATTCTTTCACATAGACGTGAAGTTATAGTTAAAGGACCACTTGGAAAACCCATTGAACTAAAAGGAAAAGTTTTAGGTATAGCAGAAGGTGAACTATATTACGATATTCTTTTCCCTTTGCGTGAGGCGAAAAGAAACGGTCTTGATGTTGCAGTAAATTGCACTGGATGTAATTCTGAGTTTCGAAAACCAGATTCAAATGAAAAATGGGATACTATTCTAGCATCCGTAAAGAACGTGAAAACCTTGCCTAGAGACGCTCTAGTATATTTAAGGTGGATAAAAATGAACTGTATGTTAGGAGTATGCGG
This genomic window contains:
- the pyrF gene encoding orotidine-5'-phosphate decarboxylase, with the translated sequence MNKIILALDEPLDYKILKDISSQVAGIKIGWPLILEQGLEGIKNILKNFDNNIIFDLKLADIDSTMIKITTHLKNLGDSFIVHAFVGYNESIRELKEFLDKENKKMYLVSSMSHKGWNDNFYPYIKEVIKMTNPYGLVAPATRPKILKTVKKDFPEKIIISPGIGAQGAKIGDALCNGANYEIIGRSIYNSKDPIGTILEFQKIQEERLNECKRAETR
- the pyrE gene encoding orotate phosphoribosyltransferase — protein: MSIGDILLDRKLLLIGDFILTSGKTSPYYLDLRRLPNYPEFFQIVNDSIKVIEKLDYDMIIGIATGGIPLASFLACKLGKTMGYIRLEKKGYGTDKLLEADVEGKKILLIDDVATTGGSIEKASKEIINNGGKIVGAFVIVDRKEGAKERLKEIGVDLYSLYNIEYILKSVLNRVSQNEKKIIEDYLVKNIE
- the pyrB gene encoding aspartate carbamoyltransferase, which translates into the protein MKNIISSYDFSREDFLSIFELTDDIITGKIKPKLNDKIISVAFFEPSTRTATSFITAALKLDAKVVGFTSPEGTSIAKGENLADTVRMLEGYSDCIIIRHKYDGAAKFASEISQKPVINAGDGKHEHPTQSLIDLYTVYKKFGEVDNLTYALFGDLRYARTINSILRALTRFKPKIVYLISPPQLKARKEIVQELNYEIKELENPFDIISDIDILYVTRIQKERFPDEVEYEKIKESYIVDQKLVEFMKRDSIILHPLPRINEIDRRIDSLPQAKYFYQASLGVPIRMSLLYKIIGE
- the pyrI gene encoding aspartate carbamoyltransferase regulatory subunit; this encodes MENGLIVSKIKNGTVIDHIPAGRALAVLKILGIKGNEGSRVALVMNVESKKMKTKDIVKIEEREIKEKEAELITLIAPSATINIIKNYEVVGKRKIGIPDKVKGLLRCPNPSCITNNDVEAISIFTTISKNPILLRCDYCETQIGEEEVLRQILS
- a CDS encoding 2-polyprenylphenol hydroxylase, producing the protein MNYGKILSINKIGNISQIQIEIEFKVKPGQFISLVLPKMEIPLSIGDYKNNILELHISSANIVNILSHRREVIVKGPLGKPIELKGKVLGIAEGELYYDILFPLREAKRNGLDVAVNCTGCNSEFRKPDSNEKWDTILASVKNVKTLPRDALVYLRWIKMNCMLGVCGACEINGYLPCIEGPFLEVSKIVD